One part of the Thermodesulfobacterium commune DSM 2178 genome encodes these proteins:
- a CDS encoding flavodoxin family protein: MKVLGVLGSPHKNGGSAQLLLAALKGAEREGAKTELVSVYDGEIKPCIGCIHDEEPNCKFPCIFEDYGKIILEKIYEADGIIFSTPIYWFAPSGQLKNLIDRMTCLENMVSYGEPSYLEGKVVGAIAVGADEGGAWTGGYIITTMTSMGAIIPPWGIAYSHKADRAIYDDKALMDAINIGILTTRTIARLKGIPTDLTFVYNKDLLENIRKEVIVSLNFINTGKEGYGKRQAKRSSI, from the coding sequence ATGAAGGTCTTAGGGGTGTTAGGTTCGCCTCACAAAAACGGTGGGTCTGCTCAGCTTTTACTTGCTGCCTTAAAAGGGGCAGAAAGAGAAGGAGCTAAAACTGAGCTGGTCAGTGTTTACGACGGAGAAATAAAACCTTGTATAGGATGTATCCATGACGAAGAGCCTAACTGTAAGTTTCCTTGCATATTTGAAGACTATGGAAAAATCATTTTAGAAAAAATCTATGAAGCAGACGGTATTATCTTTTCTACCCCGATTTATTGGTTTGCACCTTCTGGGCAGTTAAAAAACCTGATAGACCGCATGACTTGTCTTGAAAACATGGTCTCCTACGGAGAACCAAGTTATCTCGAAGGAAAAGTAGTAGGTGCTATAGCTGTAGGGGCAGACGAAGGGGGAGCCTGGACAGGAGGTTATATCATTACTACCATGACCTCAATGGGGGCTATCATTCCCCCCTGGGGTATTGCTTACTCACATAAGGCAGACAGAGCTATTTATGATGATAAAGCCTTGATGGATGCGATAAACATCGGTATCTTAACCACAAGAACTATAGCAAGACTTAAAGGGATCCCTACAGATTTAACCTTTGTTTATAACAAAGATCTTCTTGAAAACATCAGAAAGGAAGTTATCGTAAGTTTAAATTTTATAAACACAGGAAAGGAAGGCTATGGAAAAAGACAAGCTAAAAGAAGCAGTATTTAA
- a CDS encoding nitroreductase family protein, with protein sequence MEKDKLKEAVFKAIFDRRSIRKYLDQKPDKKLIYKLLEAGIWAPSGLNNQPWRFVIVWSEEIKQKLAALTRYHEIIKKAPVLIGVFLDKDRMYHQIKDHQSAGACIQNILLAAHASGLGACWLGEILKNEEKVKEVLSLPKEKYELAAFIALGYPDDQSKRTSRQPLENFIIKEI encoded by the coding sequence ATGGAAAAAGACAAGCTAAAAGAAGCAGTATTTAAGGCTATTTTTGATAGAAGAAGTATAAGAAAGTATTTAGACCAAAAACCTGACAAGAAATTAATTTATAAGCTGTTAGAAGCAGGTATATGGGCTCCTTCTGGGTTAAATAACCAACCTTGGAGGTTTGTAATAGTCTGGTCTGAAGAAATTAAACAAAAGCTGGCAGCCTTAACCAGATATCATGAAATCATCAAAAAGGCTCCGGTTTTAATTGGCGTGTTTTTAGATAAAGACAGGATGTACCACCAGATAAAAGACCATCAATCTGCAGGGGCTTGTATCCAAAACATCCTGCTTGCAGCTCATGCCTCTGGTCTTGGGGCCTGTTGGTTAGGTGAAATCTTAAAAAACGAAGAAAAAGTAAAAGAGGTCCTCTCCTTACCTAAGGAGAAATACGAACTTGCAGCTTTTATCGCTTTAGGATATCCAGATGATCAAAGTAAAAGGACCTCCAGACAACCTTTAGAAAACTTTATCATCAAAGAGATTTAA